A genomic region of Pseudomonas frederiksbergensis contains the following coding sequences:
- a CDS encoding MGMT family protein: MRRTTLYLTLAQVPEGKVVSYGQLAELAGLGRAARWVGRTLSQLPGDTKLPWHRVLGAGGRLSLPVGSPSGDEQRARLHMEGVSILNNRVDIQRHGWRPVEHSG, from the coding sequence ATGCGCCGAACCACGCTCTACCTGACCCTGGCCCAGGTTCCGGAAGGCAAAGTGGTGAGTTACGGTCAGCTCGCCGAACTGGCAGGCCTGGGGCGGGCCGCGCGTTGGGTGGGACGCACATTGAGTCAGTTGCCCGGCGACACCAAACTGCCCTGGCACCGCGTATTGGGTGCCGGCGGTCGCCTCAGCTTGCCAGTGGGCAGCCCCTCAGGGGATGAACAGCGGGCACGCTTACACATGGAAGGGGTCAGTATCCTGAACAATCGCGTTGATATTCAGCGTCATGGCTGGCGTCCGGTAGAGCACAGCGGTTAG
- a CDS encoding AmpG family muropeptide MFS transporter, which translates to MPRKTWRAALAAYASPSTLVLLLLGFAAGLPYMLVFSTLSVWLREAGVARETIGYASLIGLAYAFKWVWSPLLDQWRLPLLGKLGRRRSWLVLAQILLILGLIGMGFCDPQKHLSWLIAIAVLVAFASATQDIAVDAYRLEIVDDTRQAALAASYMSGYRVAALLATAGALFIAEGFGSTGFNYKHSAWTGTYALFGLLMIPALVTTLLMREPPVPLRTQLSAGRYSFAHQLVSVFVLIVLLVSVPAMFTQLYNTDFASVITGAMSPMDLLLEDRAFLRALLYIILTSLCLSAMGRRGLAPVLTPVNDFVVRYRWQAFLLLGLIATYRMSDTVMGVMANVFYIDLGFTKDQIAGVSKIFGLIMTLIGAGMGGLLIVRFGILPILFIGGFASAATNLLFVMLADMGANLEMLIVTISLDNFSSGMATSAFVAYLSSLTNLKFSATQYALLSSIMLLLPRLIGGYSGVMVEKYGYHNFFIITTLLGVPTLLLIALHWFQENRREGPTPTPEPAQTATAAEES; encoded by the coding sequence ATGCCCCGTAAAACCTGGCGCGCCGCGCTCGCTGCTTATGCCAGCCCCTCGACGCTCGTACTGTTGCTACTGGGTTTCGCCGCCGGCCTACCCTACATGCTGGTGTTCTCAACGCTTTCCGTCTGGCTGCGTGAGGCTGGTGTCGCCCGTGAAACGATTGGTTATGCAAGCCTGATCGGGCTGGCCTACGCGTTTAAATGGGTGTGGTCGCCACTTCTCGACCAGTGGCGCCTGCCATTACTCGGCAAACTCGGCCGACGACGCTCCTGGCTGGTCCTGGCGCAGATACTGCTGATCCTCGGCCTGATCGGCATGGGTTTCTGCGACCCGCAAAAACACCTGTCCTGGCTGATTGCGATTGCCGTTCTGGTCGCATTCGCCTCCGCCACCCAGGATATTGCCGTCGATGCCTATCGCCTGGAAATTGTCGACGACACGCGCCAGGCAGCACTGGCGGCCAGTTATATGTCCGGCTATCGGGTCGCGGCCCTCCTGGCGACAGCGGGCGCGCTATTCATTGCCGAAGGCTTCGGTTCCACCGGATTCAATTACAAACACTCGGCCTGGACCGGCACCTACGCGCTGTTCGGCCTGCTGATGATCCCGGCGCTGGTGACCACCCTGCTCATGCGCGAGCCCCCCGTGCCGCTGCGCACCCAACTGTCCGCCGGACGCTACAGCTTTGCGCACCAACTGGTGTCGGTATTCGTACTCATCGTCTTGCTGGTATCCGTACCCGCGATGTTTACTCAGCTCTACAACACTGACTTCGCCAGCGTGATCACGGGCGCCATGAGCCCAATGGATCTACTGCTGGAAGATCGAGCGTTTCTACGGGCGCTGCTCTACATCATCCTGACCAGCCTGTGCCTCTCTGCCATGGGACGCCGCGGCCTGGCCCCGGTGCTGACGCCCGTCAACGACTTTGTTGTACGCTACCGCTGGCAGGCCTTTCTGCTGCTAGGCCTGATCGCCACCTATCGGATGTCCGACACCGTCATGGGCGTAATGGCCAACGTGTTTTACATCGACCTGGGCTTCACCAAGGATCAGATCGCCGGCGTCAGCAAGATCTTCGGCCTGATCATGACCCTGATAGGCGCCGGCATGGGCGGCCTGCTGATCGTGCGCTTCGGCATTCTGCCGATTCTGTTCATCGGCGGGTTCGCGTCAGCCGCCACCAACCTGCTGTTTGTGATGCTCGCCGACATGGGCGCCAACCTGGAGATGCTGATCGTCACCATCTCCCTGGACAACTTCAGTTCGGGCATGGCCACCTCAGCCTTCGTCGCCTACCTGTCGAGCCTGACCAACCTGAAGTTTTCCGCGACCCAGTACGCCCTGCTCAGCTCGATCATGCTCCTGCTGCCACGCCTGATCGGCGGCTACTCTGGAGTCATGGTGGAGAAGTACGGTTATCACAACTTCTTCATCATCACGACGCTGCTTGGCGTGCCGACCCTGCTATTGATCGCCCTGCACTGGTTCCAGGAAAACCGTCGCGAAGGTCCGACACCAACGCCCGAGCCGGCCCAGACCGCTACCGCCGCAGAAGAATCGTAA
- a CDS encoding proline--tRNA ligase, producing the protein MRTSQYLLATQKETPSDAVVISHQLMLRAGMIRKLASGLYTWLPMGLRVMRKVEAVVREEMNAAGSLEVLMPSTQPAELWQESGRWEEYGPELLRFKDRHGRDFCAGPTHEEVITDLMRNELSSYKQLPINLYQIQTKFRDEIRPRFGLMRGREFIMKDAYSFHADQASLQVTYDRMHQAYCNVFTRLGLKFRPVEADNGSIGGAGSHEFHVLAESGEDDIVFSNGSDYAANIEKAEAVPRETSRPAPAEELRLVDTPNAKTIAQLVEGFNLPIEKTIKTLVVHAEEAGKLIALIIRGDHELNEIKAANQPGVASPLVMASEAELRDAIGAGAGSLGPLNLPLPIIIDRSVELMSDFGIGANIDDKHYFGVNWERDLPVPTVADLRNVVAGDPSPDGKGTLEIKRGIEVGHIFQLGNKYSKAMKCEVLGENGKPVTLEMGCYGIGVSRVVAAAIEQNNDEKGIIWSDALAPFQIALVPLRYETEQVREATDKLYAELTAAGFEVLLDDRDKKTSPGIKFADMELIGIPHRIVVSDRGLADGNLEYKSRTEAEPQALPVADVLSFLQARIRR; encoded by the coding sequence ATGCGTACCAGTCAATATTTGCTCGCCACACAGAAAGAAACGCCTTCCGATGCGGTCGTCATCAGCCATCAGCTGATGCTGCGCGCCGGCATGATCCGCAAACTCGCCTCCGGCCTGTACACCTGGCTGCCGATGGGCTTGCGAGTGATGCGCAAGGTCGAAGCCGTCGTTCGTGAAGAAATGAACGCCGCCGGCTCTCTCGAAGTGTTGATGCCGAGCACTCAACCGGCTGAGCTGTGGCAGGAATCCGGTCGCTGGGAAGAGTACGGCCCTGAATTGCTGCGCTTCAAGGATCGCCACGGTCGCGACTTCTGCGCCGGCCCGACTCACGAAGAAGTGATCACCGACCTGATGCGCAACGAGTTGAGCAGCTACAAGCAGCTGCCGATCAACCTGTACCAGATCCAGACCAAATTCCGCGATGAAATCCGCCCACGCTTCGGTTTGATGCGCGGCCGCGAGTTCATCATGAAGGACGCCTACTCGTTCCACGCTGATCAGGCATCGCTGCAGGTCACTTACGACCGCATGCATCAGGCCTACTGCAACGTCTTCACCCGACTCGGCCTGAAATTCCGCCCGGTTGAAGCCGACAACGGCTCCATTGGTGGCGCCGGCTCCCACGAGTTCCATGTACTGGCCGAATCCGGCGAAGACGACATCGTCTTCAGCAACGGTTCCGACTACGCAGCGAACATCGAAAAAGCCGAAGCCGTGCCACGCGAGACTTCTCGCCCTGCACCTGCCGAAGAACTGCGCCTGGTCGACACACCGAACGCAAAAACCATCGCGCAACTGGTGGAAGGCTTCAATCTGCCGATCGAAAAAACCATCAAGACCTTGGTGGTTCACGCCGAAGAAGCCGGCAAGCTGATCGCGCTGATCATTCGTGGCGACCACGAACTCAACGAAATCAAGGCCGCCAACCAGCCTGGCGTTGCCAGCCCACTGGTCATGGCCTCCGAAGCTGAACTGCGTGACGCTATCGGTGCCGGCGCTGGCTCTCTCGGCCCGCTGAATCTGCCATTGCCAATCATCATCGACCGCTCCGTCGAGCTGATGAGCGACTTCGGCATCGGTGCCAACATCGACGACAAGCACTACTTCGGCGTGAACTGGGAGCGCGATCTGCCAGTACCGACCGTGGCCGACCTGCGTAACGTCGTGGCCGGTGACCCGAGCCCTGACGGCAAAGGCACCCTGGAAATCAAACGCGGCATCGAAGTCGGGCACATCTTCCAGCTGGGCAACAAGTACAGCAAAGCGATGAAGTGCGAAGTGCTCGGCGAGAACGGTAAGCCGGTAACCCTGGAAATGGGTTGCTATGGCATCGGCGTGTCCCGCGTAGTAGCGGCGGCCATCGAGCAGAACAACGATGAGAAAGGCATCATCTGGAGCGACGCCCTCGCGCCATTCCAGATCGCCCTGGTGCCTCTGCGCTATGAGACCGAGCAGGTTCGCGAAGCTACCGACAAGCTGTATGCGGAACTGACCGCCGCCGGCTTCGAGGTACTGCTGGACGATCGCGACAAGAAAACCAGCCCGGGCATCAAGTTTGCGGACATGGAGCTGATCGGCATTCCTCACCGGATCGTGGTCAGTGACCGCGGCCTCGCCGACGGCAACCTGGAATACAAGAGCCGTACCGAGGCCGAGCCACAAGCGTTGCCGGTCGCTGACGTACTGTCGTTTCTCCAGGCTCGTATCCGCCGCTGA